Within Gemmatimonadota bacterium, the genomic segment GCTTGGTCAGGGCGATGAAATCCTTCATGGGGCCGAATCAGACAGAGACGTTCATGGTCAGCAGGATCAGGCCCAGCAGCACCGCCGCCGCGAAGAGCACGGCGCCCACGATGCCCGAAGCCCTGGACTTGAACCCGATGCTGCCGTCTTCGAGGACCCGGGGTTCCAGGAGCCGGACCGCATGGTGCACGATCAACGCGATCACGATCAGCAGCTTGACGGTCATCAGGGCTTCGTAGCCCGGCGGAAGCAGCGGGTACAGCTCGGGCTGGGACGACATCGCCCGGGCGGCCACCCCATCCATGATCCGGTTGTACAGGCTGAACGAACCGCTCACGACCAGTATGACGATCGCCGTCCAGGATACCCGGCGGAATATGGCGCCGGTCCGGCGCATGATCTCCACGCGTTCCTCCGACGCCCTGCCCGACCGTAGCGCCGGGGTGAGCGCGACCAGGACGTAGAAGAAACCGCCCGCCCACAGTACGACGCCCAGTACATGCAGCCACATCCACAGAATCTTGGTGTCCAACATTTGCCGTCCTCCTCCCCTTCTCCCGGCGGGCCGTGGAACGGCCTTTAGGATCCGCGCGCCAAAGGCCAGAGCCGCCCAGGATGGGAAGCGGCCGTTTCGACTCCTGCAAAAATGCCCGGGCCGGACGGTCGCTGTCAATCAGTTTTTGGCGGACCGGAACGGCATCGAGGCCCGGCTGAAAGCAGTTGACACGACCCGCCCGCGGACTATAATAACTGCATGAATTTTGGATAGCCGGAAAGCGTCTGCGAAGCCCCGGGATTCATGCGCCGACCCGCGACGATGCCCAGCCAGGATGAACGCTTCGACCCGCGACTATGTCCCAGCCAGACCGGAACGCCCCGTACTTCCTGGGCCATGACATCGGCGGCACCAAGCTCGCCGTGACCGTCGCCGACCGGAACGGGAAGATCCTGCGCAAGATCCGGCGGCCGACCAAAGTCGATCGGGGTCCGAGGGCCGTGGTGGCGTCGCTGGTGGAAATGTCTCGCGAAGCCATGGCGCGCGCCGCGCTCTCCCCGGCGGAGCTGGTCGGCGTCGGCGTCAGTTGCGGCGGTCCCCTGGACACGGAAACCGGGGTGGTCTACGCACCGCCCAATCTGCCGGGCTGGGACGAGGTCCCGCTGAAGGCATGGCTGGAAAGCGCGCTTTCGCTGCCGGTTTTCGTCGAAAACGATGCCAACGCCAGTGCCCTGGCGGAGTGGTCTTTCGGGGCCGGGCGGGGCTGCCGGCACATGGTGTACATGACCATGAGCACTGGTATCGGCGGCGGCGTCATACTCGACGGCCGACTTTACCGCGGCCCGAACGACACGGCCGGCGAAGTGGGGCACATGACCATCGTCGATAACGGGCCGGCCTGCGGTTGCGGAAAGCGCGGCTGCCTGGAAGCCCTGTGTTCGGGGCCGTCGATCGCCAGGCGGGCCCGGGAGAAAGCGCAGAAGGTACCCGGTTCGATTATGGTCGATCTGGCCGGGGGCGATCCGGCAAGCATTACGGCGGAGGCCGTCATGGACGCGGCCAGGCAGGACGACCTGGCCGCCCGGGAAATCGTGGACGAGACGGCGCGGTACATGGCCGTCGGACTGGGGAACATCGTGAATGTCCTGAACCCGGAGGTCATCGTCATCGGAACCATCCTGGTCAAGGCGCAGGATCTGTTGTTGGAACCTATCCGCGCGTACCTCCGGCACGAAACCTGGCCGCGGGTCTACGACACGGTGCGGGTCGTGCCCGCCGGACTGGGAGACGAAGTAGGCGATCTCGCCGCTATCGCCGTGATCCGGCAGGCGGTACAATCCGAAGGGAGTATTTAGGGCATTGGACTGGAACGCGTTGGGGCGGGAAGCCGTACAACTGCTGGGCGAGTACCTGCGCATCGACACGACGAATCCCCCCGGGAACGAGGATCGCGCGACCGCCTTCCTCAGCCGCATCCTCTCCGAGGAAGGCATAGATTGCCAGGTTCACGAGTCCGCCCCGGGACGCTCCAATCTCTACGCGAGACTGGAAGGGGACGGTTCGAAGCGGGCCGTGGTGCTGCTGAGTCACAGCGACGTGGTACCCGCCGAACGCCGTTACTGGTCGGTCGATCCCTTCGGCGGCGAGGTCAGGGACGGTTACATCTGGGGGCGGGGCGCCCTCGACATGAAGAACCTGGGCATTGCGGAGCTGGTGGTCTTCCTCGCGCTGCATCGGAACCGATTTCCGTTGAAAAGGGACGTGATCTTTCTCGTCACCGCCGACGAAGAGGCCGGCGGATCGGCCGGCGCGCGGTGGATCACCCGGAACCGCCCGGAACTCGTCTCGGACGCGGAATTCCTGATCAACGAGAGCGGCAAGGGACGCCTGGAGAACGGCAGGGCCGTCTATTCCATCGACATCACCGAAAAGTCGCCCTGCTGGGTCCGCCTGGTCGCCCGCGGCGAACCCGGCCACGGCTCCCGTCCAAAGCCCCATTCCGCCGTGAACCGGCTCATCCGCGCCTTGAGCGCCATCATGGCGTACACGCCTCCTATCAAGGTGACGGACGCGGCCGAACGGTACTTCGAAGGCATCGCCCACCTGCAGAAAGAAGGATACCGCAAGCGATTCGCGAATATCCGGGAGTCCGTCCGGGACCGCCGTTTCCTGACGGACCTGCTGCGCAACCAGCATCACGCCGCGATTCTGCGCAATACCATCTCCATAACCATGTTGCAGGGCAGCGACAAAATCAATATCATACCTCAGGCGGCGACGGCCGAACTG encodes:
- a CDS encoding ROK family protein → MSQPDRNAPYFLGHDIGGTKLAVTVADRNGKILRKIRRPTKVDRGPRAVVASLVEMSREAMARAALSPAELVGVGVSCGGPLDTETGVVYAPPNLPGWDEVPLKAWLESALSLPVFVENDANASALAEWSFGAGRGCRHMVYMTMSTGIGGGVILDGRLYRGPNDTAGEVGHMTIVDNGPACGCGKRGCLEALCSGPSIARRAREKAQKVPGSIMVDLAGGDPASITAEAVMDAARQDDLAAREIVDETARYMAVGLGNIVNVLNPEVIVIGTILVKAQDLLLEPIRAYLRHETWPRVYDTVRVVPAGLGDEVGDLAAIAVIRQAVQSEGSI
- a CDS encoding M20/M25/M40 family metallo-hydrolase, yielding MDWNALGREAVQLLGEYLRIDTTNPPGNEDRATAFLSRILSEEGIDCQVHESAPGRSNLYARLEGDGSKRAVVLLSHSDVVPAERRYWSVDPFGGEVRDGYIWGRGALDMKNLGIAELVVFLALHRNRFPLKRDVIFLVTADEEAGGSAGARWITRNRPELVSDAEFLINESGKGRLENGRAVYSIDITEKSPCWVRLVARGEPGHGSRPKPHSAVNRLIRALSAIMAYTPPIKVTDAAERYFEGIAHLQKEGYRKRFANIRESVRDRRFLTDLLRNQHHAAILRNTISITMLQGSDKINIIPQAATAELDCRLLPGEEPRHFVQELKQVVGDDGIEIETILNFGNTSSPFDSPLVETVREVVSRHHERAEVVPNILSGFTDSHYFRELGIHCYGFMPFILIDEELRRIHGNDERISLENMERGPKILYEVIEKLCG